From the Skermanella rosea genome, one window contains:
- a CDS encoding IclR family transcriptional regulator codes for MKKRVKQPTADVPALDDDGPFAGDRQFVGALYRGLEILRCFRPTDGPLGNQELSQRCGLPKPTVSRLTYTLSKLGYLVYLEDSGKYRIGVPVLGLGYACLGGLRIRDTAQPYMDELARHAGSGVLVGLGGRDDLSMIYVACARASSVVSLQLDVGSRISLARSSMGRAYLAGADEAERTSLLQQIRAKVGEEHWPRHEEEILRAIEQVRTRGFCTNIGEWQTEVNSVAVPLRTPRHEMPALAFNCGGPAYLLSRERLEQDLGPRLAEMARKIQTFGST; via the coding sequence TTGAAGAAGCGGGTCAAGCAACCCACTGCCGACGTTCCCGCGCTGGATGACGACGGCCCTTTCGCGGGTGACCGCCAGTTCGTCGGCGCGCTCTACCGCGGGTTGGAGATCCTGAGATGCTTCCGCCCGACCGACGGTCCGCTCGGCAACCAGGAACTGTCCCAGCGCTGCGGCCTGCCCAAGCCCACCGTCTCCCGCCTGACCTATACGCTGTCCAAGCTGGGCTACCTCGTCTACCTGGAGGACAGCGGCAAGTACCGCATCGGCGTGCCCGTGCTGGGCCTGGGCTATGCCTGCCTGGGCGGCCTGAGGATCCGGGACACCGCCCAGCCCTACATGGACGAGCTGGCCCGCCATGCCGGCAGCGGCGTGCTGGTGGGGCTTGGCGGGCGCGACGACCTCAGCATGATCTATGTCGCCTGCGCCCGCGCCAGCAGCGTGGTCTCGCTCCAGCTCGACGTCGGCTCGCGCATCTCGCTGGCGCGCTCCAGCATGGGTCGCGCCTATCTGGCCGGCGCCGACGAGGCCGAGCGCACCAGCCTGCTGCAACAGATCCGCGCCAAGGTCGGCGAGGAACACTGGCCGCGCCACGAGGAGGAGATCCTGCGCGCGATCGAGCAGGTCCGCACGCGGGGCTTCTGCACCAACATAGGCGAGTGGCAGACCGAGGTGAATTCGGTCGCCGTGCCGCTCCGCACGCCGCGGCACGAAATGCCGGCGCTGGCCTTCAACTGCGGCGGCCCTGCCTATCTGCTGAGCCGCGAGCGGCTGGAGCAGGATCTGGGGCCGCGCCTGGCCGAAATGGCCCGGAAGATCCAGACATTCGGAAGTACCTGA
- a CDS encoding cold-shock protein, whose translation MASGTVKWFNAQKGFGFIAPDNGGSDAFVHISAVERAGISDLREGQKVSFDLVSDQRSGKMSADNLKDLS comes from the coding sequence ATGGCTTCGGGAACCGTGAAATGGTTCAATGCCCAGAAGGGCTTTGGCTTCATCGCGCCGGATAATGGCGGCAGCGACGCTTTCGTCCATATCAGCGCCGTGGAACGCGCCGGTATCAGCGACTTGCGCGAAGGCCAGAAAGTCAGCTTCGACCTCGTCTCCGACCAGCGGAGCGGCAAGATGTCGGCTGACAATCTCAAAGACCTGAGCTGA
- a CDS encoding transporter substrate-binding domain-containing protein, producing the protein MFSSTGPYSVVARSMLNGALLALEELNGDPEFPVELVPAVINPGGELARYPACAASLLAGRSIRHVVGCYTSSSRKEVIPLFEKHDALLWYPSHYEGFESSDNVVYTGAAPNQHIVPLLDHLLTQCGRTAWCIGSNYIWAWENNRILRQAVVGQGGSVAAERYFAVGETDFSRVIEQILETRPSFVFNTLIGESAYQFLRDFRTMARERGIDQPREIPVASCSLSEPELEAIGGDAVDGHLSSSVYFSSIASAANRAFVQAYRRRFPDGPAMSADAEASYVAMGLLARALAHAGTDDIAQVKSAVTRLRLQAPQGEVWMDEDTFHAYLTPRIGRSNRNARFDIIMEAPQPVRPDPYLVWNSSRYDETVRPARNLKAVS; encoded by the coding sequence ATGTTCTCGTCCACCGGGCCCTACAGCGTGGTCGCCCGGTCGATGCTGAACGGGGCGCTCCTGGCCCTGGAGGAACTCAACGGCGACCCGGAATTCCCGGTCGAACTGGTGCCGGCGGTGATCAATCCCGGCGGCGAACTGGCGCGCTATCCCGCCTGCGCCGCGAGCCTGCTCGCCGGCCGCAGCATCCGGCACGTCGTCGGCTGCTACACCTCGTCCAGCCGCAAGGAAGTCATCCCGCTGTTCGAGAAGCACGACGCGCTGCTGTGGTACCCGTCCCATTACGAAGGGTTCGAGAGCAGCGACAACGTCGTCTATACCGGGGCCGCCCCCAACCAGCACATCGTGCCGCTGCTGGACCACCTGCTGACCCAGTGCGGCAGGACGGCCTGGTGCATCGGCTCCAACTATATCTGGGCGTGGGAGAACAACCGGATCCTGCGGCAGGCGGTGGTGGGGCAGGGCGGGTCGGTCGCGGCCGAGCGCTATTTCGCCGTCGGCGAAACCGACTTCAGCCGCGTGATCGAGCAGATCCTGGAGACGCGGCCCAGCTTCGTGTTCAACACGCTGATCGGCGAGTCCGCCTACCAGTTCCTGCGCGACTTCAGGACCATGGCGCGGGAACGCGGCATCGACCAGCCGCGCGAGATCCCGGTCGCGAGCTGCTCGCTGTCGGAACCGGAGCTGGAGGCGATCGGCGGCGACGCGGTCGACGGCCATCTCAGCTCCAGCGTCTATTTCTCCTCGATCGCGTCGGCCGCCAACCGCGCCTTCGTCCAGGCCTACCGTCGGCGCTTCCCCGACGGGCCGGCCATGTCGGCGGACGCCGAGGCGTCCTACGTGGCGATGGGCCTCCTGGCCCGCGCACTGGCCCATGCCGGGACCGACGACATCGCCCAAGTGAAGTCGGCGGTGACCCGGCTCCGGCTCCAGGCGCCGCAGGGGGAGGTCTGGATGGACGAGGATACGTTCCACGCCTACCTGACGCCCCGCATCGGGCGGTCCAACCGGAACGCCCGGTTCGACATCATCATGGAGGCTCCGCAGCCAGTCCGCCCCGATCCCTACCTGGTGTGGAACTCGTCCCGCTACGACGAGACCGTGCGGCCGGCCCGGAACCTGAAAGCGGTGTCATGA
- a CDS encoding ANTAR domain-containing response regulator gives MTAARLVQNFRGVRALLAVADAGAVETVAGTLKKLGAVVSVTSPDLLTREMLAGFDVLFLDLDLGIPEGCAWARLGQAPPLPVVGIVGVEAPSQLKALLQLGVTAHLRKPVQGASVYAALYLGINEFNRRRSVEGRLAAAEERRRGRRFVIKAVLQVMSQRSVNDDEAFQILRRESMKKQLSVEAFSEEIIRKTLEEGIAGVNAERG, from the coding sequence ATGACCGCGGCCCGGCTGGTCCAGAACTTTCGCGGCGTGCGGGCGCTGCTGGCCGTGGCCGACGCCGGCGCGGTCGAGACGGTCGCGGGAACGCTCAAGAAGCTGGGCGCGGTCGTCTCCGTCACGTCGCCCGATCTGCTGACGCGGGAGATGCTGGCCGGCTTCGACGTGCTGTTCCTGGACCTGGACCTAGGCATCCCCGAAGGCTGCGCCTGGGCGCGGCTCGGGCAGGCGCCGCCGCTGCCGGTCGTCGGCATCGTCGGAGTGGAGGCGCCCAGCCAGCTGAAGGCCCTGCTCCAGCTCGGCGTCACCGCCCATCTGCGGAAACCCGTCCAGGGCGCCAGCGTCTACGCCGCCCTCTATCTCGGGATCAACGAGTTCAACCGCCGCCGCTCGGTCGAGGGCCGATTGGCCGCGGCCGAGGAGCGGCGCCGGGGCCGCCGGTTCGTCATCAAGGCGGTGCTCCAGGTCATGAGCCAGCGCTCCGTCAACGACGACGAGGCGTTCCAGATCCTCCGGCGCGAGAGCATGAAGAAGCAGCTCAGCGTCGAGGCGTTCTCGGAAGAGATCATAAGAAAAACCCTCGAAGAGGGTATCGCGGGAGTGAATGCCGAAAGGGGTTGA
- a CDS encoding serine hydrolase domain-containing protein, which yields MKRVVGPSLFVIALCAASAAWAQALPRADPAKVGVSAERLERIGQAFQKEIDAGKLPGAVMMVARDGQLVYAKTLGHQDKDAGKAMEEGSIFRIYSMTKPLVSVAAMILYEEGRIELTDPVSKFLPEFDNLQVSKATLDPFGKVTYATEPVARKPTVQDLLRHTAGLAYGEITQNAVVKEGYAKAGLYKPADRDYDSRSMSPEEQVKAIAQVPLVHQPGTRWEYSLASDILGRVVEKAAGMRLSEFLEQRVFQPLKMNDSGFSVAQADLPRLAEPLKTDPATGTPNKLIDVSAVPANDSGGAGAVSTAADYLRFTQMLLNGGELDGARILSPTTIRLMASDHLGERIQPVLSPGELLLGTPGYSFGLGFSVRGQDGIAGVSGSAGEYMWAGYAGTFFWVDPEEDLTAVLMTQAPGPSRPYYRKLFKQLVYQSVVETHAN from the coding sequence ATGAAGCGAGTTGTGGGGCCGTCCCTGTTCGTCATCGCCCTGTGCGCCGCGTCGGCGGCCTGGGCCCAGGCGCTGCCGCGCGCCGACCCCGCCAAGGTCGGCGTCTCGGCGGAGCGGCTGGAACGGATCGGGCAGGCCTTCCAGAAGGAGATCGACGCCGGCAAGCTGCCCGGCGCGGTCATGATGGTCGCCCGCGACGGCCAGCTGGTCTATGCCAAGACACTTGGCCATCAGGACAAGGACGCCGGCAAGGCGATGGAGGAAGGCTCGATCTTCCGCATCTACTCCATGACCAAGCCGCTGGTCTCGGTCGCCGCGATGATCCTGTACGAGGAAGGCCGGATCGAGCTGACCGACCCTGTTTCCAAGTTCCTGCCGGAGTTCGACAACCTCCAGGTCAGCAAGGCCACCCTGGATCCCTTCGGCAAGGTCACCTATGCGACCGAGCCGGTGGCGCGGAAGCCCACCGTCCAGGACCTGCTGCGTCACACCGCCGGCCTCGCCTATGGCGAGATCACCCAGAACGCCGTGGTCAAGGAAGGCTACGCCAAGGCCGGGCTCTACAAGCCGGCCGACCGCGACTACGACTCCCGCTCCATGAGCCCGGAGGAGCAGGTAAAGGCCATTGCCCAGGTCCCGCTGGTGCACCAGCCCGGCACCCGCTGGGAATACAGCCTGGCCTCCGACATCCTGGGCCGGGTGGTCGAGAAGGCGGCGGGCATGCGCCTGTCGGAGTTCCTGGAACAGCGCGTCTTCCAGCCGCTCAAGATGAATGACTCGGGCTTCTCGGTCGCCCAGGCCGACCTGCCCCGGCTGGCCGAACCGCTGAAGACGGACCCGGCGACCGGCACCCCGAACAAGCTGATCGACGTCTCGGCCGTGCCCGCGAACGATTCCGGCGGCGCCGGTGCGGTCTCGACCGCCGCCGACTACCTGCGCTTCACCCAGATGCTGCTGAACGGCGGCGAGCTGGACGGCGCGCGCATCCTCAGCCCGACCACCATCAGGCTGATGGCGTCGGACCATCTGGGCGAGCGGATCCAGCCCGTGCTCAGCCCCGGCGAACTGCTCCTCGGCACCCCCGGCTACAGCTTCGGCCTCGGCTTCTCGGTCCGCGGGCAGGACGGCATCGCCGGCGTGTCCGGCTCCGCCGGCGAATACATGTGGGCGGGCTATGCCGGTACCTTTTTCTGGGTCGATCCGGAGGAGGACCTGACCGCCGTCCTGATGACCCAGGCCCCCGGCCCGAGCCGGCCGTACTATCGCAAGCTCTTCAAGCAGCTGGTCTACCAGTCGGTCGTCGAGACCCACGCGAACTGA
- a CDS encoding zinc-dependent alcohol dehydrogenase family protein gives MTRVVRFHAYGDADVLRIEDVSVPAPAADEVQIAVRAIGLNRAEVMFRNGAYLQEASFPSQLGYEAAGIVKTVGSGVTSVTEGDVVSVIPTLDMARWGTYGEIINIPARHVVKHPSNLSFEQAAASWMQYVTAWGALIEQAKLTAGDFVIVTAASSSVGIAAFQIARSVGATVIATTRTSEKAQALRDAGAHYVVATTEENLAERVAAITGSKGARVVFDPIGGPAIAQLAECMAVGGILLEYGALSPDQGPFPQFAVLGKSLTLKGYLYTEIVGDDAALDRAKAFINEGLRTGTLRPLVSRTFPFDRIQDATRFLESNEQIGKIVVTL, from the coding sequence ATGACCCGCGTTGTACGCTTTCATGCCTATGGCGATGCCGACGTGCTGCGCATCGAAGACGTCTCGGTGCCGGCACCCGCGGCCGATGAGGTTCAGATCGCGGTGCGTGCGATCGGCCTCAATCGGGCAGAGGTGATGTTCCGCAACGGAGCCTATCTGCAGGAGGCATCGTTCCCCTCACAACTCGGCTACGAGGCCGCCGGCATCGTCAAGACGGTCGGCAGCGGCGTGACCAGCGTCACCGAGGGTGATGTGGTCAGTGTCATCCCGACCCTGGATATGGCGCGCTGGGGCACCTACGGCGAGATCATCAACATTCCGGCCCGCCACGTCGTCAAACATCCGTCCAACCTTTCCTTCGAGCAGGCCGCGGCCTCGTGGATGCAGTATGTGACCGCCTGGGGCGCGCTCATCGAACAGGCCAAGCTGACAGCTGGTGATTTCGTCATCGTGACCGCCGCGTCGAGCAGCGTCGGCATCGCCGCCTTCCAGATCGCGCGCAGCGTCGGTGCGACGGTCATCGCGACCACCCGCACCAGCGAGAAAGCCCAGGCATTGCGTGACGCCGGCGCACATTACGTCGTCGCGACGACGGAGGAAAACCTGGCCGAGCGGGTGGCGGCGATCACCGGTAGCAAGGGTGCCCGAGTTGTCTTTGATCCGATCGGTGGACCGGCAATCGCGCAGCTCGCCGAATGCATGGCAGTCGGCGGTATTCTTCTCGAATACGGCGCGCTCAGCCCTGACCAGGGGCCGTTCCCGCAGTTCGCCGTCCTCGGCAAGAGCCTCACCCTCAAGGGCTATCTCTACACCGAGATCGTCGGTGACGACGCCGCCCTGGACCGCGCCAAGGCGTTCATCAACGAGGGCCTGAGGACGGGCACACTGCGTCCGCTGGTCTCCCGCACCTTCCCGTTCGATCGGATCCAGGACGCAACCCGTTTCCTCGAATCCAACGAGCAGATCGGCAAAATCGTCGTCACCCTCTGA
- a CDS encoding acyl-CoA dehydrogenase family protein — translation MDFTLNDEQRMLEETAARLVRERYGFEQRRRHAAEPTGYGAGIWAMMAELGLTAVPFPEGDGGFAGGGVELLVLHQQFGRGLTLEPYLASVVLGGGLLSRLGADAQREAVLPQVIAGETILALAYAEPSGGYDPFWIETKAERAGDGWRLSGAKSVVLHGDGAGRLLVTARTGGGTGDGDGISVFLVDPTQAGVGVRGYATIDGLRAAEITLDGAAGELVGPEGAAADALEATLAAGCVALCAEAVGAMEQACELTLDYLKTRQQFGAPIGRNQVLQHRMVDMRIALEQARSMAILAACSLEADAAERERRISAAKALIGTSGRFVAEQAIQMHGGMGMTEEAAVSHFAKRLVMIDHWLGDSDYHTARFAELPEAA, via the coding sequence ATGGACTTCACGCTTAACGACGAACAGCGCATGCTGGAGGAGACCGCCGCCCGTCTGGTGCGCGAGCGCTACGGCTTCGAGCAGCGCCGCCGCCATGCCGCCGAGCCCACGGGCTACGGCGCCGGGATCTGGGCGATGATGGCCGAACTGGGCCTGACCGCCGTGCCGTTCCCCGAGGGCGACGGCGGCTTCGCCGGCGGCGGGGTCGAGCTTCTGGTGCTCCACCAGCAGTTCGGCCGCGGCCTGACGCTGGAGCCTTACCTGGCGTCCGTGGTGCTGGGCGGCGGGCTGCTGTCCCGGCTGGGCGCTGACGCGCAGCGCGAAGCCGTGCTGCCGCAGGTGATCGCCGGGGAGACGATCCTGGCGCTGGCCTATGCCGAGCCGTCGGGCGGCTACGATCCCTTCTGGATCGAAACAAAGGCCGAGCGCGCCGGCGACGGCTGGCGGCTTTCCGGGGCCAAGTCGGTGGTGCTGCACGGCGACGGCGCCGGGCGGCTGCTGGTCACCGCCCGGACCGGCGGCGGCACCGGCGACGGCGACGGCATCTCGGTCTTCCTGGTCGATCCGACCCAAGCCGGAGTGGGCGTGCGCGGCTACGCCACCATCGACGGTCTGCGCGCCGCCGAGATCACCCTGGACGGTGCCGCCGGCGAGTTGGTCGGTCCGGAGGGCGCCGCAGCCGACGCTCTGGAGGCGACCCTGGCCGCCGGTTGCGTGGCGCTCTGCGCCGAGGCCGTCGGCGCCATGGAGCAGGCCTGCGAGCTGACGCTGGACTACCTGAAGACCCGCCAGCAGTTCGGTGCGCCGATCGGGCGCAACCAAGTATTGCAGCACCGCATGGTGGACATGCGCATCGCCCTGGAGCAGGCGCGGTCCATGGCGATCCTGGCCGCGTGCAGCCTGGAAGCCGACGCCGCCGAGCGCGAGCGGCGCATTTCGGCCGCGAAGGCGCTGATCGGCACCTCCGGCCGCTTCGTGGCCGAGCAGGCGATCCAGATGCATGGCGGCATGGGCATGACGGAGGAGGCCGCCGTGTCGCACTTCGCCAAGCGCCTCGTCATGATCGACCACTGGCTGGGCGATTCCGACTACCATACCGCCCGCTTCGCCGAGCTGCCCGAGGCGGCCTGA
- a CDS encoding acyl-CoA dehydrogenase family protein: MDITYTAEEQAFRAEVRDFLRDGLPGDISDKVRGGRRLTRDDHLRWHAALNARGWLAVHWPTEHGGTGWGPVQRHIFDEECAAAGAPQIIPFGVNMVAPVIIKFGTEEQKRHYLPRILDGTDWWCQGYSEPGAGSDLASVKTRAVRDGDHYVVNGQKTWTTLGQHANMIFCLVRTDASVKPQEGISFLLIDMDTPGVTVRPIITLDGEHEVNEVFLDDVRVPVDNLVGEENKGWTCAKYLLTYERTGIAGVGMAKAALRHLKSVARRQERCGRALIDDPIFRRRLAEVEIDLMALEMTNLRVVAAVQGGGVPGAESSILKVRGTEIRQAITDLLRRAVGPYALPFQHEALESGFNEEPVGPDYAAPLAPQYFNRRKLSIYGGSNEIQKNIVAKMILGL; encoded by the coding sequence ATGGACATCACCTATACCGCGGAGGAGCAGGCGTTCCGCGCCGAGGTCCGCGACTTCCTGCGCGACGGCCTGCCAGGCGACATCAGCGACAAGGTCCGCGGCGGCCGGCGGCTGACCCGCGACGACCACCTGCGCTGGCACGCGGCGCTGAACGCGCGCGGCTGGCTGGCCGTCCACTGGCCGACGGAGCATGGCGGGACAGGATGGGGTCCCGTCCAACGCCATATCTTCGACGAGGAATGCGCCGCCGCCGGCGCGCCGCAGATCATCCCCTTCGGCGTCAACATGGTGGCCCCGGTCATCATCAAGTTCGGCACCGAGGAGCAGAAGCGCCATTACCTGCCGCGCATTCTCGACGGCACCGACTGGTGGTGCCAGGGCTATTCGGAGCCGGGTGCCGGCTCCGACCTGGCCTCGGTGAAGACCCGCGCGGTGCGCGACGGCGACCATTATGTCGTCAACGGGCAGAAGACCTGGACCACGCTGGGCCAGCACGCCAACATGATCTTCTGCCTGGTCCGGACCGACGCCTCGGTCAAGCCGCAGGAGGGAATCTCCTTCCTGCTGATCGACATGGACACGCCCGGCGTGACGGTGCGCCCGATCATCACCCTGGACGGCGAGCACGAGGTCAACGAGGTCTTCCTGGACGACGTCCGCGTGCCCGTGGATAACCTGGTCGGCGAGGAGAACAAGGGCTGGACCTGCGCCAAGTACCTGCTGACCTACGAGCGGACCGGCATCGCCGGCGTCGGCATGGCGAAGGCGGCGCTCCGCCACCTGAAGTCCGTGGCGCGCCGCCAGGAGCGCTGCGGCCGGGCGCTGATCGACGACCCGATCTTCCGCCGCCGGCTGGCCGAGGTAGAGATCGACCTGATGGCGCTGGAGATGACCAACCTGCGCGTCGTCGCGGCCGTCCAGGGCGGCGGCGTGCCGGGGGCCGAAAGCTCCATCCTGAAGGTGCGCGGCACCGAGATCCGGCAGGCGATCACCGACCTGCTGCGCCGCGCCGTCGGTCCCTACGCCCTGCCCTTCCAGCACGAGGCGCTGGAGTCCGGCTTCAACGAGGAGCCGGTCGGCCCCGACTACGCCGCCCCCCTGGCGCCGCAATATTTCAACCGGCGCAAGCTGTCGATCTATGGCGGGTCCAACGAGATCCAGAAGAACATCGTCGCCAAGATGATCCTTGGCCTCTGA
- a CDS encoding 3-hydroxyacyl-CoA dehydrogenase NAD-binding domain-containing protein, whose protein sequence is MTDTVRYARQDRTGVITVDYPPVNALGHAVREGLVAALDAGLADEQADVLVLVAAGRTFMAGADIREFGKPFMPPGLPEVIARFDASPKPIVAAIHGTALGGGLEVALGCHFRVALRSAKVGLPEVKLGLLPGAGGTQRLPRLTGPAKALDIILGGNPVPAPEALELGILDALDDGESALDAGLRFAQRIRDEKLPARRVADRTDRIEGIDPALFVEIRAKLAKTARNLHSPHRCVDAVEAAVTLPFEQGLAKERELFQDCMDSPQRAGLIHAFFSEREAAKVPGLPAGTPTRPVNLAAVIGAGTMGGGIAMCFANAGIPVLLLEASPEALDKGVAVIRRNYESSAKRGKLTADAVETRMALIRPTLSYDDLKDADLVIEAVFENMDVKKRIFGTLDKVCKPGAILATNTSTLDVNEIASATTRPQDVAGMHFFSPANVMRLLENVRGAETSDEVLATVMETSKRIGKVGVMVGVCYGFVGNRMLHQRGREAMALVEEGATPQQVDKVFTDFGFPMGQFTMSDLAGIDVGWRIREERRKAGDPDAQPPNWLDKLAEQGRFGQKTGRGVYRYEPGDRTPRPDPEVETLIEAYRAERGITPREIGDQEILERCFYVMVNEGARILEEGIAARPLDIDVVWINGYGFPSFRGGPMFWADQIGLPKVHEAIKGYHDRLGGRHWEPSKLLERLAREGGKFGDLSKAG, encoded by the coding sequence ATGACCGACACCGTGCGATACGCACGCCAGGACCGTACCGGCGTCATCACCGTCGATTATCCGCCCGTCAACGCGCTGGGCCATGCCGTGCGCGAAGGCCTCGTTGCGGCGCTGGACGCCGGCCTGGCCGACGAACAGGCCGACGTGCTGGTGCTGGTTGCCGCCGGGCGTACCTTCATGGCCGGCGCCGACATCCGCGAGTTCGGCAAGCCCTTCATGCCCCCCGGCCTGCCCGAGGTGATCGCCCGCTTCGACGCGAGCCCCAAGCCGATCGTCGCCGCGATCCACGGGACCGCCCTGGGCGGCGGCCTGGAAGTGGCGCTGGGCTGCCATTTCCGCGTTGCGCTTCGCTCCGCCAAGGTGGGCCTGCCGGAGGTGAAGCTCGGGCTGCTGCCCGGCGCCGGCGGGACCCAGCGGCTGCCGCGCCTGACCGGGCCGGCCAAGGCCTTGGACATCATCCTGGGCGGCAACCCCGTCCCGGCGCCGGAAGCGCTGGAGCTGGGCATCCTGGACGCGCTGGACGACGGGGAGTCGGCGCTCGATGCCGGCTTGCGCTTCGCTCAGCGCATTCGCGACGAGAAACTTCCCGCCCGCCGCGTCGCCGACCGCACCGACCGGATCGAGGGCATCGACCCCGCCCTGTTCGTCGAAATCCGCGCCAAGCTTGCGAAGACCGCCCGCAACCTGCACTCGCCGCACCGCTGCGTCGACGCGGTCGAGGCCGCCGTCACCCTGCCCTTCGAGCAGGGGCTGGCGAAGGAGCGCGAGCTGTTCCAGGACTGCATGGACTCGCCCCAGCGGGCCGGGCTGATCCACGCCTTCTTCTCCGAGCGGGAGGCCGCCAAGGTCCCCGGCCTGCCCGCCGGCACGCCGACCCGCCCGGTGAACCTCGCCGCCGTGATCGGCGCCGGCACCATGGGCGGCGGCATCGCCATGTGCTTCGCCAACGCCGGCATTCCGGTGCTGCTGCTCGAAGCGAGCCCGGAGGCCCTGGACAAGGGCGTCGCGGTGATCCGCCGCAATTACGAGAGTTCCGCCAAGCGCGGCAAGCTGACCGCCGACGCGGTCGAGACGCGCATGGCGCTGATTCGCCCGACGCTGTCCTATGACGACCTCAAGGACGCCGACCTGGTGATCGAGGCGGTGTTCGAGAACATGGACGTCAAGAAGCGGATTTTCGGCACGCTGGACAAGGTCTGCAAGCCGGGCGCTATCCTCGCCACCAATACCTCCACCCTCGACGTGAACGAGATCGCCTCGGCGACGACGCGCCCGCAGGACGTGGCCGGCATGCATTTCTTCAGCCCGGCCAACGTCATGAGGCTGCTGGAGAACGTGCGCGGCGCCGAAACCTCCGACGAGGTGCTGGCGACGGTGATGGAGACTTCCAAGCGGATCGGCAAGGTCGGCGTCATGGTCGGCGTCTGCTACGGCTTCGTCGGCAACCGCATGTTGCACCAGCGCGGCCGGGAAGCCATGGCCCTGGTGGAGGAAGGCGCCACGCCGCAGCAGGTCGACAAGGTCTTCACCGATTTCGGCTTTCCCATGGGGCAGTTCACCATGTCCGACCTGGCCGGTATCGATGTCGGCTGGCGCATCCGGGAGGAGCGGCGCAAGGCCGGCGATCCCGACGCCCAGCCGCCGAACTGGCTCGACAAGCTGGCCGAGCAGGGCCGCTTCGGCCAGAAGACCGGCAGGGGCGTCTACCGCTACGAGCCCGGCGACCGCACCCCCCGGCCCGACCCGGAGGTCGAGACCCTGATCGAGGCGTACCGCGCCGAGCGGGGCATCACGCCGCGGGAGATCGGCGACCAGGAGATCCTGGAGCGCTGCTTCTACGTGATGGTCAACGAGGGCGCCCGCATCCTGGAGGAAGGCATCGCCGCCCGGCCGCTCGACATCGACGTGGTCTGGATCAACGGCTACGGCTTCCCGTCCTTCCGCGGCGGCCCGATGTTCTGGGCCGACCAGATCGGGCTGCCCAAGGTCCATGAGGCGATCAAGGGCTACCATGACCGCCTCGGCGGCCGGCACTGGGAACCGTCCAAGCTGCTCGAACGCCTGGCCCGCGAGGGCGGGAAATTCGGCGACCTGTCCAAGGCCGGCTGA
- a CDS encoding helix-turn-helix domain-containing protein yields MSKALVSPEMLRWARERVALSIDVLAQKLGTKPEKLTAWGEGGSQPTFRQAEKIAAVLHVPFGFLFLPEPPEEKLPIPDLRRHDDARSEELSAGN; encoded by the coding sequence ATGAGCAAGGCCCTGGTCAGTCCGGAAATGTTGCGATGGGCGCGTGAACGTGTCGCTCTGTCCATCGACGTTCTCGCGCAGAAGCTTGGAACGAAGCCGGAGAAGCTGACGGCCTGGGGGGAGGGCGGCTCGCAGCCGACATTCAGGCAGGCGGAGAAAATCGCCGCGGTCCTTCATGTGCCCTTCGGCTTTCTGTTCCTTCCCGAACCGCCTGAAGAGAAATTGCCAATTCCCGATCTGCGCCGGCACGATGACGCGCGTTCGGAGGAACTGAGCGCGGGGAACTGA